Genomic segment of Glutamicibacter sp. JL.03c:
GGCCGCGTCTTCACTCGTGAGCAGCTGCTGCACGAAGTCTGGGGTTACGACTACTACGGTGGCACCCGGACTGTGGACGTTCACGTTCGTCGTTTGCGCGCCAAACTAGGCACTGATCACGAACAACTCATTGGAACAGTGCGTAACGTAGGTTATCGCTTCCACACCGAATCATAACTTTCAGCTATTTTGTGGCGAGTTCATTCAGTCACCCACTATCGTGAAAGACATGAGTGAACTGCCACAGACCACAGTATCCATTCACCACGTGCCATCCGAGCTGGATGAACGCACCCTGAGCGATGTCCGCCATCTGGCTTCAGAGGCTCAAGACGTCGACAGCAATCCCCCGCTGAGCGACCAGACACTGGTTGCCCTGGCAGCTGAGGATGCCGGCGAGAATATCATGACCCTCCTCGCTGAAATCGGTGAAGGCGCCGAAGCCGTTCTGGCCGGTATTGCCGTGCTCGTGCGTGAAGCACAGGATCAGCCATGGGTGCTGGAACTTGTGGTCCACCCGCAGCACCGCCAGGCAGGCATCGGACGCGCCCTGCTGACCAGGCTCAACGAGCTGGTGGATCTGAGCAAGGTTCAAGCCTGGGCTCATGGCGATCATGAGGCAGCCAAGAAGCTCGCCGCCAAAACCGGGCTGAGCCGCGTGCGCGAGCTGTACCGCATGCGCCGCGATGGCACCGACTTCATCGAAGAGCCACCGGCTGACCGCCGCTTCACGGTTCGCAGCTTCCGAGTCGGCGAAGACGAACCTGCCTGGCTTGAGGCGAATGCCAAGGCATTCTCGCATCACCCGGAGCAGGGGTCCTTGAGCCTCTCCGATCTGGATGCCCGCATGGCCGAGGACTGGTTCGATCCTTCTGGATTCTTCCTCGCTTTTGATTCCGAGCAGAATCTCTTGGCTTATCACTGGACCAAGATCCACCCAGCCTCCGGCGATGCCTTCCGTCCGACCGGCGAAGTCTATGTAGTGGGCGTGGTTCCTGAGGCGCAGGGAATGGGCTTGGGACGTTCGTTGACCATCGCCGGCGTCAACTACCTTCTGGAGCTCGGTGTCGACGCGGTGATTCTCTATGTGGATGCCGATAACGAGCCTGCGGTGAAGCTCTACCGTTCCTTGGGCTTCACACTTTGGGACGCTGACATTATGTACGGTCCGGAACCGATAGACTAGTAGTATCTGCGGTTTCGTGTACTAATAGGACCGCTCTCACGAGGTGTTTTGACATCTACTCGCAGGAAGAAATGAGTTCAGCAGATGACTAGCTCCCCCCAGGAAACTACTTCTCAATTACGCGATGTTCCCTCTTCAAAAGTTAATGAGGACAGAATAGAGCCTGCTGATTCACTTCCGGACCTGCACCCGGATGGCGAATTCAATAACGAGCGTTTCCTCGATCGGGAACTGAGCTGGCTGCACTTCAACGCCCGGGTGCTTGAGCTGGCCGAGGATACGACGCTGCCGTTGCTGGAGCGAGTGAACTTCCTGTCGATCTTCGCCTCGAACCTCGACGAATTCTTCATGGTTCGCGTGGCAGGTCTCAAGCGCCGCATCGCCGCAGGCCTGGCGGTTCCAGCAGCCAACGGCATGAATCCGGTGGATCAGCTGGAACTGCTGCTGTCCTCCGCCCACGCATTGCAGACCCGCCACGCGAAGGTGTTCTCAGAGTCGGTCTCCCCTGATCTGGCCGAGCAGGGAATCCGGATCACAACCTGGGATGACCTTTCCGCCGGTGAACGCGATGTGCTCTCCAAATGGTTCGTATCCCAGGTCTTCCCGGTACTCACACCGCTGGCCGTGGATCCTGCCCACCCATTCCCTTATATCTCCGGCTTGTCGCTGAATCTCGCCGTGGTGGTCCGCAACCCATTGACCGGCAAGCAGCTCTTTGCCCGCCTCAAGGTCCCGGATACCATCGCCCGGCTGATCAGCGTTGATGGAACCCGCGCGGCGCATTCTTCGCACCGCAGCGCACGCTTCATTCCGCTGGAGGCACTGATCGCAGTGCATCTTGAACTGCTGTTCCCCGGCATGGAAATCGTTGAGCACCACTTCTTCCGTGTCACTCGCAACGAGGACCTGGAAGTCGAAGAAGATGATGCAGAGAACCTGCTCCAGGCATTGGAGAAGGAACTGCTGCGCCGCCGTTTCGGTCCTCCGGTACGCCTTGAAGTCGCTGATGACATCAACCCTGAAATCATGGAGCTACTGACTCGCGAACTGGCCGTTGAGGAAGATGAAGTCTTCAAGCTGCCCGCACCGTTGGATCTGCGTGGACTGGGGGTCATCGCTTCATTGGACCGTGCCGAGCTGCACTACCCGAAGCATGTCGGGCACACCTCTCGCTACCTGAACGAGTCGGAAACCGCCAAGGCCGCCAACGTCTTCGCCGCTGTCCGCCGCCGCGACATCCTGCTGCACCACCCGTACGATTCCTTCTCCACGAGCGTTCAGGCGTTCTTGGAGCAGGCTGCCGCCGACCCGAAGGTCATGGCCATCAAGCAGACCTTGTACCGCACCAGTGGCGATTCGCCGATTGTCGATGCCCTGATTGATGCCGCTGAAGCCGGCAAGCAGGTTCTGGCGCTGGTGGAAATCAAGGCCCGCTTTGACGAACAGGCCAATATCTCCTGGGCCAGGAAGCTGGAACAAGCCGGCGTGCACGTGGTGTACGGCATCGTGGGCCTGAAGACCCACTCCAAGCTGTCCTTGGTGGTCCGCCGCGAAGGCGACAAGCTGCGCCGCTA
This window contains:
- the mshD gene encoding mycothiol synthase, which codes for MSELPQTTVSIHHVPSELDERTLSDVRHLASEAQDVDSNPPLSDQTLVALAAEDAGENIMTLLAEIGEGAEAVLAGIAVLVREAQDQPWVLELVVHPQHRQAGIGRALLTRLNELVDLSKVQAWAHGDHEAAKKLAAKTGLSRVRELYRMRRDGTDFIEEPPADRRFTVRSFRVGEDEPAWLEANAKAFSHHPEQGSLSLSDLDARMAEDWFDPSGFFLAFDSEQNLLAYHWTKIHPASGDAFRPTGEVYVVGVVPEAQGMGLGRSLTIAGVNYLLELGVDAVILYVDADNEPAVKLYRSLGFTLWDADIMYGPEPID
- a CDS encoding RNA degradosome polyphosphate kinase, producing the protein MTSSPQETTSQLRDVPSSKVNEDRIEPADSLPDLHPDGEFNNERFLDRELSWLHFNARVLELAEDTTLPLLERVNFLSIFASNLDEFFMVRVAGLKRRIAAGLAVPAANGMNPVDQLELLLSSAHALQTRHAKVFSESVSPDLAEQGIRITTWDDLSAGERDVLSKWFVSQVFPVLTPLAVDPAHPFPYISGLSLNLAVVVRNPLTGKQLFARLKVPDTIARLISVDGTRAAHSSHRSARFIPLEALIAVHLELLFPGMEIVEHHFFRVTRNEDLEVEEDDAENLLQALEKELLRRRFGPPVRLEVADDINPEIMELLTRELAVEEDEVFKLPAPLDLRGLGVIASLDRAELHYPKHVGHTSRYLNESETAKAANVFAAVRRRDILLHHPYDSFSTSVQAFLEQAAADPKVMAIKQTLYRTSGDSPIVDALIDAAEAGKQVLALVEIKARFDEQANISWARKLEQAGVHVVYGIVGLKTHSKLSLVVRREGDKLRRYCHIGTGNYHPRTARYYEDFGLLTCDDAVGEDVSKLFNQLSGYAPRSTYSRLLVAPRSVRTGLLAHIEKEIANAKAGIDAKVVIKVNSIVDEAIIDALYRASQAGVKVEVIVRGICALRPGVPGLSENIEVRSILGRFLEHSRVFMFANAGDPLVYIGSADMMHRNLDRRVEALVSLRNPEDVEDLLKQLDLYMADTTASWHLNSDGEWTRHSQDEEGKPLTDIQFWLIDDHARRRNSGRNS